The following are encoded in a window of Mycobacterium sp. ELW1 genomic DNA:
- a CDS encoding ferredoxin — protein MRVRLESSRCVGHALCYSVDPELFPVDDMGYSTLEDRDVAPGDEQRTRDGVAACPEEALVLDEGD, from the coding sequence ATGCGGGTCCGTCTGGAGAGCTCACGGTGCGTGGGCCATGCCCTGTGCTATTCCGTTGATCCCGAACTGTTCCCGGTCGATGACATGGGCTACTCGACACTCGAGGACCGTGACGTCGCCCCCGGAGACGAACAGCGCACCCGAGATGGGGTCGCGGCCTGTCCGGAGGAGGCGCTGGTCCTCGACGAGGGTGACTGA